One window from the genome of Halomicrobium zhouii encodes:
- a CDS encoding phosphate signaling complex PhoU family protein yields the protein METRKVQVTGGSTYTVSLPKEWATENDVSAGSIVEFHDEADLLLLSPQRDDDHVEGTLDISGLDEEHELTRAVMTMYVSGFDVIRLETTRITPTQRRVIRDATQGLVGLEVIEETADHVVLQDLLDSSELSVHNAITRMRLVALTMLDDAVEALIEDDDELANDVIQRDDDVDRLWYMVSRVFRTVLRNPTAANEIGFPRETVFDYQSSARQLERIADHATKIANLALELDEITGETASLLRELREEAVYVPETAMDALLAEDSDEAVELANEARRSIRDLDDTAREVDKEVRESDPQSAQVLGLVVDSLSRTADYGGNIAESALQQAAPSP from the coding sequence ATGGAGACCCGCAAGGTCCAGGTGACGGGTGGTTCGACGTACACCGTCTCACTCCCGAAGGAGTGGGCGACGGAGAACGACGTCAGTGCCGGGAGCATCGTGGAGTTCCACGACGAGGCGGACCTCCTCCTGCTCTCGCCGCAGCGGGACGACGACCACGTGGAGGGGACCCTCGACATCTCGGGGCTGGACGAGGAACACGAACTGACCAGGGCCGTGATGACGATGTACGTCAGCGGCTTCGACGTCATCAGGCTCGAAACCACGCGGATCACGCCGACCCAGCGCCGCGTCATCCGCGACGCGACCCAGGGGCTCGTCGGCCTGGAGGTCATCGAGGAGACTGCCGACCACGTCGTCCTCCAGGACCTGCTCGACTCCTCCGAGCTGTCGGTCCACAACGCCATCACGCGCATGCGCCTGGTCGCGCTGACGATGCTCGACGACGCCGTCGAGGCCCTCATCGAGGACGACGACGAACTCGCCAACGACGTCATCCAGCGCGACGACGACGTCGACCGCCTCTGGTACATGGTCTCGCGCGTGTTCCGGACGGTCCTCCGGAACCCCACCGCCGCCAACGAGATCGGCTTCCCCCGCGAGACCGTCTTCGACTACCAGTCCAGCGCCCGCCAGCTCGAACGCATCGCCGACCACGCGACCAAGATCGCGAACCTCGCGCTCGAACTCGACGAGATCACCGGCGAGACGGCCAGTCTCCTCCGGGAACTCCGCGAAGAAGCAGTGTACGTCCCCGAGACGGCGATGGACGCGCTCCTGGCCGAGGACTCGGACGAGGCCGTCGAACTGGCCAACGAGGCCCGCCGGAGTATTCGCGACCTCGACGACACCGCCCGCGAGGTGGACAAGGAGGTCCGCGAGTCCGACCCCCAGAGCGCGCAGGTGCTCGGCCTCGTCGTCGACTCGCTGTCCCGGACCGCCGACTACGGCGGTAACATCGCCGAGAGCGCGCTGCAGCAGGCCGCACCGAGTCCCTGA